The Rhodocytophaga rosea genome has a segment encoding these proteins:
- the yiaK gene encoding 3-dehydro-L-gulonate 2-dehydrogenase encodes MRIPFEQIHSTLSAILAKIGFSPDRASLCARLFSETTLDGVYSHGLNRFPLFIDYIQKGYIDIDATPEKIHTFGSWEQWEGNLGAGNLNAYQCMDRAIELAKSSGMSCVAIRNTNHWMRAGTYGWQAAEKNCIAICFTNTIPNMPPWGGKDNRIGNNPLVMAVPRPDGSHIVLDTAMSMYSYGKMEVYKRQNRMLPYEGGFTRTGELTKDPKEILASKRPLPIGYWKGSGLSILLDMLAALLSQGNAVADIGKKEAEYALSQVFICFDASRIETPFVQQITQELSDYLKSAALLEDSDGIYYPGERTLLTRKENQERGIPVDESIWEQVLAMPR; translated from the coding sequence ATGCGTATTCCTTTCGAGCAAATACATAGTACTCTTTCAGCCATTCTGGCAAAAATCGGGTTTTCTCCGGATCGGGCCAGTTTATGCGCACGATTATTTTCCGAAACAACGCTGGATGGAGTGTATTCGCATGGATTAAACCGTTTCCCTTTGTTTATCGACTATATTCAAAAAGGCTATATTGATATTGACGCTACGCCTGAAAAGATACATACTTTTGGAAGCTGGGAACAATGGGAAGGGAATCTGGGTGCCGGAAATCTGAATGCATATCAGTGTATGGACCGGGCCATTGAACTGGCTAAATCTTCAGGAATGAGCTGTGTAGCCATCCGGAATACCAATCACTGGATGCGGGCCGGAACCTATGGATGGCAGGCGGCGGAAAAAAACTGCATTGCTATTTGTTTTACCAATACCATTCCTAACATGCCTCCATGGGGTGGAAAAGATAACCGGATCGGTAATAATCCGCTGGTAATGGCAGTTCCAAGGCCAGATGGAAGTCACATCGTTCTGGACACGGCCATGTCAATGTATTCGTATGGTAAAATGGAAGTATATAAACGCCAAAACCGCATGCTTCCCTACGAAGGTGGATTTACCCGGACTGGTGAGCTTACCAAAGACCCTAAAGAAATTCTTGCTTCCAAGCGGCCCTTGCCCATCGGTTACTGGAAAGGCTCCGGACTTTCCATTCTACTGGATATGCTGGCTGCCTTGCTTTCGCAGGGAAATGCTGTAGCAGACATTGGAAAAAAAGAAGCAGAATATGCCTTATCACAGGTATTTATCTGTTTTGATGCCAGCCGCATTGAAACGCCATTTGTGCAACAAATTACCCAGGAACTGTCTGACTACCTGAAAAGTGCTGCGCTGCTGGAAGATTCGGATGGCATTTATTATCCTGGTGAACGCACCTTACTAACCAGAAAAGAAAATCAGGAAAGAGGAATACCAGTAGATGAATCTATCTGGGAACAGGTTCTGGCAATGCCCAGGTAA
- a CDS encoding M28 family peptidase encodes MKYCFLYCLLFICIASANAQQNDESVIKKIYSESLAKGKTYEWLHYLCKNIGPRLSGSPEAAAAVEFARQVMDTLQLDRVYLQEVMVPHWVRGPKEFATILNSKKIGSRQVNVCALGNSVGTGPAGIIGKVVEVKTFEELEQLGKNKISGKIVFFNRPLDATFFDTFDAYIGAVNQRGTGASQAARFGAIGVVVRSMTTLIDNVPHTGSLRYAPNVPQLPAVALSTADAELLSSLLKDDPDIQFYVQTQCKMLPDVLSYNVIGEIKGSSMPEEVVVVGGHLDSWDLGEGAHDDGAGCVQSMEVLRLFKTLGIRPKRTVRAVLFMNEENGLRGGTKYAEIAAKEPVKHIAAIESDRGGFTPREFFLEEASSGQIQKLSSWKNLFKPYGISDIRAGESGSDILPLKPMGTLLIGYVPDPQRYFDLHHTAEDTFEKVNKREIELGAAAMATLVYLLSEYGVK; translated from the coding sequence ATGAAGTACTGTTTCCTGTATTGTCTCCTGTTTATTTGTATTGCTTCAGCAAATGCCCAACAAAACGATGAATCAGTTATCAAAAAAATTTATTCAGAAAGTCTTGCGAAGGGAAAAACCTATGAATGGCTGCACTACCTGTGCAAAAACATAGGTCCCAGGCTTTCAGGTTCTCCGGAAGCGGCAGCCGCAGTGGAATTTGCCCGGCAGGTGATGGATACTTTACAACTCGACAGGGTGTATCTGCAGGAAGTGATGGTGCCTCACTGGGTACGTGGCCCAAAAGAATTTGCTACGATTCTCAATTCTAAAAAAATCGGTTCCAGGCAGGTAAATGTGTGTGCCCTGGGTAATTCCGTTGGAACAGGCCCGGCAGGGATAATCGGAAAAGTAGTGGAGGTGAAAACATTTGAAGAGCTGGAACAATTAGGAAAAAATAAGATAAGCGGAAAAATCGTTTTTTTCAACCGTCCATTGGATGCTACATTTTTCGATACTTTCGATGCCTATATCGGAGCAGTAAACCAGAGAGGCACCGGCGCCTCCCAGGCAGCCAGATTTGGTGCTATAGGGGTAGTGGTCCGTTCCATGACAACGCTCATTGACAATGTACCTCATACCGGTAGTTTGCGCTATGCGCCCAATGTACCACAACTACCTGCTGTTGCCTTAAGTACGGCCGATGCCGAATTACTCAGCTCATTATTAAAAGATGACCCGGATATTCAGTTTTACGTTCAGACACAATGTAAAATGCTCCCGGATGTATTATCCTATAATGTGATTGGCGAAATTAAAGGCAGTTCCATGCCCGAGGAAGTGGTAGTAGTGGGTGGTCACCTGGATTCATGGGACCTGGGAGAAGGTGCCCACGATGATGGTGCAGGCTGCGTACAATCTATGGAAGTTTTGCGCCTGTTCAAAACCCTGGGTATACGTCCTAAACGGACAGTCAGGGCGGTGCTATTTATGAATGAAGAGAATGGCTTAAGAGGCGGAACTAAATATGCAGAAATAGCTGCAAAAGAGCCTGTAAAACATATTGCTGCTATAGAATCTGACCGGGGCGGATTTACCCCAAGGGAGTTTTTCCTGGAAGAAGCATCATCCGGGCAGATTCAGAAATTGAGTTCCTGGAAAAACTTATTCAAACCATACGGAATCTCTGACATCCGGGCCGGAGAAAGCGGATCAGATATTCTCCCCCTGAAACCAATGGGAACATTATTGATAGGATATGTACCCGACCCTCAGCGCTATTTCGATCTGCATCATACCGCAGAAGATACATTTGAAAAAGTTAATAAACGGGAAATTGAACTAGGCGCTGCTGCTATGGCAACCCTTGTCTATCTGCTTTCAGAATATGGAGTAAAATAG
- a CDS encoding DinB family protein: MKQTNWFERKFDFSTIQHTFPSILERLIGTPARIEEKLNGINPAFYTLKPDNKWAILEHIGHLSDLETLWQVRLQDLLQGKEELSPTDLNNTRTHQGQHYLKKPEVITQQFRELRAQTVSQLEALTEEQIYLSALHPRLKTPMRTIDLFVFVAEHDDHHLASISAMNRMFLSQPKQI; the protein is encoded by the coding sequence ATGAAACAGACTAACTGGTTTGAAAGAAAGTTTGACTTTTCAACTATACAGCATACGTTTCCTTCCATTCTGGAACGGTTAATTGGTACGCCAGCCAGGATAGAGGAAAAATTAAATGGGATCAACCCTGCATTTTATACCCTGAAACCGGATAATAAATGGGCCATTCTGGAGCATATTGGCCATTTAAGCGACCTGGAAACCCTATGGCAAGTCAGGCTGCAGGATCTATTACAAGGTAAAGAGGAATTAAGTCCAACCGATCTGAACAACACCAGGACCCACCAGGGGCAACATTACCTGAAAAAACCAGAAGTAATAACCCAACAATTCAGGGAGTTAAGAGCACAGACAGTAAGCCAGCTGGAAGCCTTAACTGAGGAACAAATTTACCTGTCAGCATTGCATCCGAGGTTAAAAACACCCATGCGGACCATTGATCTGTTTGTATTTGTTGCCGAGCATGACGATCATCACCTGGCCAGTATCAGTGCTATGAACAGAATGTTTTTATCCCAGCCAAAACAAATCTAA
- a CDS encoding PKD domain-containing protein translates to MLRLTNTVPACFFLILLFIITLSGYQAKAQCVSFPNTPICAGDACNTAPTQFLYTGATAPGPGVTYFWDFGDPNVTTDADTTTVPTASYSYTQPGNYTVQVIVSVNGVNQAPCSSNPVPVLGFGEFTIGPMDENLGPQEEEFCKEDVPQTLSPVFRSGSAPANAIYLWSGPGVTDATKTNSSISITEEGCYSLEITDPSTNCTRINKLNVRLYKPDPSQPTPQTDQARWYFGTNAGIRFPGGQPTAVSGLTFRNINAPEGSSSVLNSKGQLLFYTDGITVFDSTGTAMQDVSKNPPVAVTTPRELDGGNGLNGSTSSTQTVTIVPQPGCNDCQSVYYVFTTSEITTTATGSQLSYSVVDMRLKDGLGQVIQKNIPLSGSSTERVISVQGNPSDPNAPATTWIITHDFASNTFRVYPLTPQGVGTPETYDVGTSHGPETVKGEGYMKISSDGSKLAVVIPGANGAQNVVEVFDFDTTTGEVSNPLTLNLGTAPPTAYGLEFSGDQLYVSLRGNATNPSQLVRYNVSLGDSLLIALSKDTLATSNQEFGGLQAGPDQKIYMAIKGRSSLGVVNNPNATDLTAVDFEENGFAITGGTSGLGLPNNSPSTSQSYGQSFGFDGPQCAELGEQVQYQFQAQPDRAGGDPTKSTYLWSIDGTQYTTVDPTHSFPGPGTYTVELTIFNDCIPEGEVIPAQTITILQSPPAVNLGPNKLVCTGTAVTLDAYTNATGPAGATYFWTQPNGVSVRGGETFVVPAGLSGAYRVTVLVGQCVEIGTVNVNFSGPPANFLGNDTTLCQPGSTLLLNAGSPGSTYRWNTGATTQTITVSPNVTTTYSVTVTDPLLPTCSVPDQITITISQPTQVTFTKVDAADCAGSNGSINLTVPATGGPFTFAWTKEGVAYATTEDITGTPGVYNVVVTNAAGCTTSLSIPINSTSSTLQATASSDNISCSEATGTLTVTQTGGPAIASYVWTRNGQPIAANTAQITEIPGVYAVEITDITGCKFSIPNLEIRQEAKPTVTASFTQTGCQNGTVTAVSSGVAGATFQWFRNNVQLTETTPSINITSNGAYKVRVSNPADATCSTESTVNVIFPTPPAQINLATPAAVCAGTPVILNATTAGYTTYIWTLPNNTTVSGAQITATIAGRYTVRGRNALGCVSEDFVDVVINPTPAAPAASNPAPVCSSPTGGIPQLTATGQNIRWYSNATLATQVGSNSPFLPTITGNGSLPGTFTFFVTQTVNGCQSPARQVTLTINRSPLVNLGSDRTICIDDSVLLDATNSGATYRWSTTETTPTIRPTRTGTYSVTVTIGNCVVTDEVVLTVLPSIRTNVPNREVALCTDAIPVRPVTLDAGPGEGFTYFWPQLNSRERTAIASQPGVYEVIISDASNCSKTEQITVVNKCEPQVFVPDAFSPNGDSQDLNNTFKVFGGFVSDFEMQVFNRWGEIVFSTKAASLDQAEFWDGNYLGKPAPVGSYAWKISYKSVDFPDRDAVVKRGGVMLIR, encoded by the coding sequence ATGCTTCGTCTGACAAATACAGTACCTGCTTGTTTTTTTCTCATTTTACTGTTTATAATTACCTTATCTGGGTACCAGGCAAAGGCACAATGTGTCTCATTTCCGAATACGCCGATCTGTGCCGGAGATGCCTGTAATACAGCACCCACTCAGTTTCTTTATACCGGAGCAACTGCTCCAGGACCAGGAGTTACCTATTTCTGGGATTTTGGCGATCCGAATGTGACTACCGATGCAGATACCACTACGGTGCCTACGGCTTCTTACTCCTATACGCAGCCGGGGAATTACACGGTTCAGGTAATTGTATCGGTGAATGGAGTGAATCAGGCGCCCTGCTCCAGTAATCCGGTACCAGTATTGGGGTTTGGCGAATTTACCATCGGCCCTATGGATGAAAACCTGGGTCCCCAGGAAGAGGAATTTTGTAAAGAGGATGTGCCTCAGACTTTATCACCTGTATTTAGAAGTGGCAGCGCACCCGCCAACGCAATCTATTTGTGGTCTGGCCCTGGGGTAACAGATGCAACAAAAACAAATTCAAGCATTTCCATTACAGAAGAAGGCTGTTATTCTCTCGAAATCACTGATCCGTCCACTAATTGTACCAGAATTAATAAACTTAATGTACGCTTATATAAACCTGATCCTTCCCAGCCAACTCCACAAACAGACCAAGCCAGATGGTATTTTGGTACGAATGCAGGTATCCGCTTTCCGGGAGGTCAACCAACCGCCGTTTCTGGCCTTACTTTTCGGAATATAAATGCACCGGAAGGAAGTTCTTCTGTCCTTAACAGCAAAGGACAATTATTATTTTATACGGATGGCATCACAGTTTTTGACTCTACCGGAACTGCAATGCAGGATGTGAGTAAAAATCCACCTGTGGCCGTTACTACTCCCCGTGAACTGGATGGTGGAAACGGATTAAATGGAAGTACGTCCTCTACGCAAACAGTAACCATTGTGCCTCAGCCCGGTTGTAATGATTGCCAGTCGGTGTATTATGTGTTTACCACCAGTGAAATTACAACTACAGCCACCGGCTCGCAGTTATCCTATAGTGTAGTGGATATGCGCCTGAAAGATGGGCTTGGACAGGTGATACAGAAAAATATTCCGCTTTCCGGTTCCAGTACAGAACGGGTGATCTCTGTTCAGGGAAATCCAAGCGATCCCAATGCACCAGCTACTACCTGGATTATTACCCATGATTTTGCCAGTAATACTTTCCGTGTATATCCGCTAACCCCTCAAGGCGTGGGTACTCCGGAAACCTATGATGTAGGAACTTCTCATGGTCCGGAAACGGTAAAAGGCGAAGGATATATGAAAATTTCCTCCGATGGCTCTAAACTCGCTGTGGTGATACCTGGCGCCAATGGGGCACAGAATGTGGTCGAAGTGTTTGATTTTGACACCACAACCGGAGAAGTATCCAATCCACTAACTCTGAATCTGGGTACGGCCCCTCCTACTGCCTATGGCCTGGAGTTTTCCGGCGACCAGCTCTATGTTTCCTTACGGGGAAATGCAACCAATCCTTCCCAACTGGTGAGATATAATGTGTCTCTGGGAGATTCATTACTAATTGCTTTGAGTAAAGATACCCTGGCTACTTCCAACCAGGAATTTGGAGGCCTGCAGGCTGGCCCGGATCAGAAAATCTATATGGCTATTAAAGGCAGAAGCAGCCTGGGTGTGGTAAATAATCCAAATGCTACAGATCTCACGGCAGTGGATTTCGAGGAGAATGGGTTTGCCATTACCGGGGGTACCAGCGGCCTGGGTTTACCTAATAACTCACCTTCCACTTCACAATCTTATGGGCAGAGTTTTGGTTTCGATGGACCCCAGTGTGCCGAATTAGGCGAACAGGTGCAATACCAGTTTCAGGCACAGCCCGACCGGGCAGGCGGCGATCCAACGAAATCGACTTACTTATGGAGTATTGATGGCACTCAATATACAACCGTAGATCCTACGCATTCTTTCCCCGGCCCAGGTACTTATACGGTAGAACTGACTATTTTTAATGATTGTATTCCAGAAGGCGAAGTAATTCCTGCCCAGACCATTACCATTTTACAAAGTCCGCCAGCTGTAAATCTGGGTCCAAACAAGCTGGTGTGTACCGGAACGGCTGTAACACTGGATGCTTATACCAATGCCACCGGACCTGCTGGTGCTACTTATTTCTGGACCCAACCCAATGGGGTTTCAGTCCGGGGTGGAGAAACCTTTGTTGTGCCTGCTGGTTTATCTGGTGCCTACCGGGTTACAGTTTTAGTAGGCCAGTGCGTAGAAATCGGAACGGTAAATGTAAACTTCAGCGGACCGCCGGCTAATTTCCTGGGCAATGATACTACCCTTTGCCAGCCAGGATCAACTTTACTACTGAATGCTGGCAGTCCTGGTTCTACGTATCGCTGGAATACCGGCGCAACTACCCAGACTATTACCGTTTCACCCAATGTGACCACTACTTATAGCGTAACTGTAACAGATCCGCTACTACCCACTTGCAGTGTTCCAGATCAGATCACCATTACCATTAGCCAGCCAACCCAAGTTACTTTCACTAAAGTAGATGCCGCTGATTGCGCTGGTTCCAATGGATCTATTAATTTAACTGTTCCGGCAACTGGAGGGCCTTTTACCTTTGCCTGGACAAAAGAGGGAGTTGCCTATGCGACCACAGAAGATATTACCGGAACACCTGGCGTATATAATGTAGTCGTAACTAATGCCGCTGGATGTACCACATCTCTGAGCATTCCAATAAATTCAACTTCTTCTACCTTACAAGCTACCGCCAGTTCTGATAATATAAGTTGTTCGGAAGCTACCGGAACTTTAACGGTTACCCAGACGGGAGGACCAGCGATTGCAAGTTATGTCTGGACAAGAAATGGCCAGCCAATTGCTGCCAACACTGCTCAGATCACAGAAATTCCAGGCGTATATGCCGTGGAAATCACCGATATTACAGGATGCAAGTTCTCAATACCTAACCTGGAAATAAGACAAGAAGCAAAACCTACTGTAACTGCTTCATTTACTCAGACAGGTTGCCAGAATGGTACGGTAACTGCCGTTTCCAGTGGGGTAGCTGGTGCAACGTTTCAGTGGTTTAGAAACAATGTACAACTTACTGAGACAACTCCATCCATCAATATAACTTCTAATGGTGCCTATAAAGTGAGGGTAAGTAATCCGGCGGATGCTACTTGTTCTACTGAAAGTACAGTAAATGTAATATTCCCAACACCACCTGCACAAATAAACCTCGCTACTCCAGCAGCTGTATGCGCAGGAACACCTGTTATTTTGAATGCTACTACAGCAGGATATACTACCTACATCTGGACACTTCCCAATAACACGACTGTTTCCGGTGCCCAAATAACAGCTACCATTGCCGGCAGATACACGGTAAGAGGAAGAAATGCCCTCGGATGTGTGAGTGAGGATTTTGTAGATGTAGTAATAAATCCTACGCCTGCAGCACCTGCGGCTTCCAATCCGGCTCCGGTTTGTTCCAGTCCAACCGGTGGTATACCGCAACTGACTGCAACAGGCCAAAATATACGTTGGTATAGCAATGCAACACTAGCTACCCAGGTAGGAAGTAACAGTCCTTTTTTACCGACAATAACAGGCAACGGATCGCTCCCTGGCACCTTTACTTTCTTTGTAACACAAACTGTAAACGGATGCCAAAGCCCTGCCAGGCAAGTTACCCTGACCATCAACCGTTCACCACTTGTCAATCTTGGCTCCGACCGTACCATTTGTATTGATGATTCAGTCTTACTTGATGCCACTAATTCTGGCGCTACCTACCGCTGGTCTACCACAGAAACAACACCCACAATCCGGCCAACCAGAACCGGTACCTATTCGGTAACAGTAACTATTGGTAATTGTGTAGTGACGGACGAAGTGGTGTTAACGGTACTTCCTTCTATTCGTACCAATGTTCCTAACCGGGAAGTAGCTTTGTGTACAGATGCCATTCCAGTAAGACCGGTTACGCTGGATGCTGGTCCTGGGGAAGGTTTTACATATTTCTGGCCGCAACTCAATAGCCGGGAACGTACAGCCATAGCCAGTCAGCCTGGGGTATATGAAGTAATTATTTCAGATGCATCTAATTGTTCCAAAACCGAACAGATTACAGTAGTAAATAAATGTGAGCCGCAGGTATTTGTACCAGATGCGTTCTCCCCCAATGGCGACTCACAGGACCTTAATAATACGTTTAAAGTATTTGGCGGCTTTGTAAGCGATTTTGAAATGCAGGTTTTTAACCGCTGGGGCGAAATTGTGTTCTCCACTAAAGCAGCCAGCCTTGATCAGGCAGAATTCTGGGATGGCAATTACCTGGGAAAACCAGCACCTGTGGGCAGCTATGCCTGGAAGATCAGCTACAAAAGTGTAGATTTCCCCGACAGAGATGCCGTTGTAAAACGGGGTGGTGTCATGCTGATCCGTTAA